A genomic segment from Sorangium aterium encodes:
- the speB gene encoding agmatinase encodes MSQQRAAAYLRHGQTPFFRLPTAGFHEAGASAYSGADAVLLGVPWDGSVTYRPGARFAPYELRRVSALVQSYHPGHGVDVFRAIDVLDGGNVPFPPFHADSVRELIQASVDEVLAAGAVPFVVGGDHSIALPVLRALSRRHGPVTVVHVDAHLDTSTSEVWGEPFHHGTPFRNAIEEGLIARSALHQIGIRATWGHPEEGAFAAHAGATLYGMDRIDRDGAHAVAAAIRAAAGESPVYISFDIDGIDPAYAPGTGTPVPGGLTSREAFQLLRGLAGINLVGMDLVEVCPALDHADITLHLGAHLLFEGLALLATRKGNKRDQRDQRDQPRG; translated from the coding sequence ATGTCTCAACAACGAGCAGCCGCGTACCTGCGGCACGGGCAGACTCCGTTCTTTCGCCTCCCGACCGCGGGCTTCCACGAGGCCGGCGCGTCCGCCTATTCCGGCGCCGACGCCGTGCTCCTCGGCGTCCCGTGGGACGGGAGCGTCACGTACCGCCCCGGCGCGCGGTTCGCCCCCTACGAGCTGCGCCGCGTGAGCGCGCTCGTGCAGTCGTATCACCCCGGCCACGGCGTCGACGTGTTCCGCGCGATTGACGTGCTCGACGGGGGCAATGTGCCCTTTCCCCCGTTTCACGCGGACTCCGTGCGCGAGCTGATCCAGGCCTCGGTCGACGAGGTGCTCGCGGCCGGCGCGGTCCCGTTCGTCGTCGGCGGCGACCACTCCATCGCGCTCCCGGTGCTCCGCGCGCTGTCGCGGCGCCACGGCCCCGTCACGGTCGTCCACGTCGACGCGCACCTCGACACGAGCACCTCGGAGGTGTGGGGCGAGCCGTTCCACCACGGCACGCCGTTCCGCAACGCGATCGAAGAGGGGCTGATCGCGCGGAGCGCGCTCCACCAGATCGGCATCCGCGCCACGTGGGGCCACCCGGAGGAGGGCGCCTTCGCGGCGCACGCCGGGGCGACCCTCTACGGCATGGATCGGATCGACCGCGACGGCGCTCACGCGGTCGCCGCCGCCATCAGGGCAGCCGCGGGCGAGTCGCCCGTCTACATCTCCTTCGATATCGATGGCATCGACCCGGCCTATGCCCCGGGCACCGGCACGCCCGTGCCCGGCGGGCTCACCTCACGCGAGGCGTTCCAGCTGCTCCGCGGCCTCGCGGGGATCAACCTGGTGGGCATGGATCTCGTCGAGGTATGCCCCGCCCTGGACCACGCCGACATCACCCTCCACCTCGGCGCGCACCTCCTGTTCGAGGGCCTGGCCCTCCTCGCGACGCGCAAGGGCAACAAACGCGACCAGCGCGACCAGCGCGACCAGCCGCGCGGATGA
- a CDS encoding lysophospholipid acyltransferase family protein, producing MTTTAPLDHGRRAPAAADRPWTEALSIASRLSGVMGLALDTMFRTSLLPTLPASRHRERARLLHGIARDLCAQHSLRVRVTGALPASPFVIVANHVSYLDPILLASLTPCTAIAKQEIGSWPIIGDRARDLGVMLVDRRRPASGARVLRCALRALRHGVPVLNFPEGSTTRGEKVLPFRKGIFGVARIAGVPIVPAAITYDDPELCWAGDDTFLPHFLRFSSRREASARVAFGPPLGDHGGAADLADRARAVILDLLSL from the coding sequence ATGACGACCACCGCTCCGCTCGACCACGGCCGCCGCGCACCGGCGGCGGCCGACCGGCCCTGGACCGAGGCGCTCTCCATCGCCAGCCGGCTCTCCGGCGTGATGGGGCTCGCGCTCGACACCATGTTCCGGACCAGCCTGCTGCCCACGCTGCCCGCCTCGCGCCACCGCGAGAGGGCGCGCCTCCTTCACGGGATCGCCCGGGACCTGTGCGCGCAGCACTCCCTGCGCGTCCGCGTGACCGGCGCGCTCCCCGCGTCGCCGTTCGTGATCGTGGCCAACCACGTCAGCTACCTCGATCCGATCCTCCTCGCGTCGCTCACCCCCTGCACCGCCATCGCGAAGCAGGAGATCGGCAGCTGGCCGATCATCGGCGATCGCGCGCGCGATCTCGGCGTGATGCTCGTCGATCGGCGGCGCCCGGCGAGCGGGGCGCGCGTGCTCCGGTGCGCGCTCCGGGCCCTTCGCCATGGCGTCCCGGTGCTGAATTTCCCGGAGGGCTCGACCACCCGCGGAGAGAAGGTCCTCCCCTTCCGGAAAGGCATCTTCGGCGTCGCCCGGATCGCGGGTGTCCCCATCGTGCCCGCGGCCATCACCTACGATGATCCGGAGCTCTGCTGGGCGGGCGACGACACCTTCCTCCCCCATTTCCTCCGCTTCTCCAGCCGCCGAGAGGCGAGCGCCCGCGTCGCCTTCGGCCCGCCGCTCGGCGATCACGGCGGCGCGGCCGATCTCGCGGACCGCGCCCGCGCCGTGATCCTGGACCTCTTGAGCCTGTAG
- a CDS encoding GNAT family N-acetyltransferase: protein MSRYVARTLRSDDFSTLMELETTLFGDAGEGELGRYYIRLCCDFFKDSCFMVEAAGKPAGYLLSFTRGKEVYCTTLAVLPEYQGSRATHTLLRAFVGSILGWAESCWFTVEEDNHAARALHAMLGAKEIEVRPDFYGTGHPRIISRIDRDAFMALRARFEKVGLVDRQADAKEPRAAESSGIAAVA from the coding sequence CTCCGAAGCGATGACTTTTCGACTTTGATGGAACTGGAGACGACCCTCTTCGGCGACGCGGGCGAAGGGGAGCTCGGGCGGTATTACATCCGTCTTTGCTGCGACTTCTTCAAGGACTCTTGCTTCATGGTCGAGGCCGCGGGGAAGCCCGCGGGCTACCTGCTCTCCTTCACGCGCGGCAAGGAGGTCTACTGCACGACCCTCGCCGTCCTGCCCGAGTATCAGGGCTCCCGCGCGACGCACACGCTCCTCCGCGCGTTCGTCGGGTCGATCCTTGGATGGGCGGAGTCGTGCTGGTTCACCGTCGAGGAGGACAACCACGCCGCGCGGGCGCTGCACGCCATGCTCGGCGCCAAGGAGATCGAGGTCCGCCCCGATTTCTATGGAACCGGGCACCCGCGCATCATCTCGCGCATCGATCGCGACGCGTTCATGGCCCTCCGGGCCCGCTTCGAGAAGGTGGGGCTCGTCGATCGCCAGGCGGACGCGAAGGAGCCGCGCGCGGCGGAGAGCAGCGGCATCGCCGCGGTGGCCTGA